The following are from one region of the Lepeophtheirus salmonis chromosome 8, UVic_Lsal_1.4, whole genome shotgun sequence genome:
- the LOC121122657 gene encoding uncharacterized protein: MKLFCLFVSFSLLIGEGWSVPECPDFSSSVCRLDLDNVLSIRNYEDSDAGNADNRCQFDCRQEPGCRNFTFFSPTVPGLRSTCLLFKSCKTSSFCASCVSGPPEPPLDTCGVKILLNSILLDLSHEEYNPGAIRKVAELARQPKQLEDNSEIESSGDGEVLTEGSGEENSNGSGSNEEDMSANEAESGDIENMVDKEDGENFSGKELDEDMSAKEDEKVMADKEEEEVMADKEGEEDMDDKEDDENEDVPEIEGIDDGLLNGEKESDSDNDSNEREDFDSSGDDNDEDSDENEDSDNDEYEETFGEEDYAEEEDQDNDKGNSENDDQGKKKRKPSFFHCLMGGYGPLGPIPSVDHLPNSLIPVLPRVPPLPPAFPLGTDGMFGTMNKGNLLACSPGAPITPAVLQPLIGGSPFGEGFLPLGIPPSPRFLAPGQCYTNRNDGWFPLGGPMNSIRLGSSISKMGNFLITSGGRGRDNDPQDDVEVLNLNKPERWRKLSKIRMMKPTYDHCTVALNKTAVLVTGGAGQGNSASIMDMKNKKVKETEPMKEPRSQHSCMKAKINGRMGVIVAGGMNDVDPAMRSVEFFDPRREKWFRLGNLRVGRRFPGIMARRNRLTIAGGETVDPFGQNIILDDMERMRGRRWSPTRGRLPQRRSRFASVRVPLNFF, from the exons ATGAAGTTATTCTGCCTTTTTGTCTCCTTTTCCCTTCTCATTGGTGAAGGATGGTCTGTCCCAGAGTGTCCAGACTTTTCATCAAGTGTGTGTCGACTAGATTTGGATAATGTTCTAAGCATTCGCAACTATGAGGACTCAGATGCTGGAAATGCGGATAACCGATGCCAATTTGATTGTCGACAAGAGCCAGGATGTAGGAACTTTACGTTCTTTTCTCCAACGGTTCCAGGTTTGAGGAGCACTTGTCTTTTATTCAAGTCCTGTAAGACATCTTCTTTCTGTGCTTCATGTGTGAGTGGTCCACCTGAGCCACCTCTTGACACATGTGGAGTTAAAATACTATTGAATTCTATTCTTTTGG acCTCTCCCACGAAGAATACAATCCAGGAGCCATTCGCAAAGTAGCAGAACTTGCAAGACAGCCAAAACAACTGGAAGATAATAGTGAAATTGAATCCTCTGGAGATGGAGAAGTGTTGACTGAGGGTTCAGGTGAGGAGAACAGCAATGGATCCGGCAGCAATGAGGAAGATATGTCTGCAAATGAGGCTGAAAGTGGAGATATTGAAAACATGGTCGACAAAGAAGATGGTGAAAACTTTTCTGGAAAAGAGCTTGATGAAGATATGTCTGCCAAAGAGGATGAGAAAGTTATGGCTGacaaagaagaagaggaagtTATGGCCGACAAAGAAGGCGAGGAAGATATGGACGATAAAGAAGATGATGAAAATGAAGATGTTCCTGAGATTGAGGGTATCGATGACGGACTTTTGAATGGAGAGAAGGAGAGTGATTCTGACAATGATTCAAATGAAAGAGAGGACTTTGATTCTAGCGGAGACGACAATGATGAAGATTCAGATGAAAATGAAGACTCAGACAATGACGAATATGAAGAAACGTTTGGAGAAGAGGATTATGCAGAAGAGGAAGATCAAGACAATGATAAGGGCAATTCAGAGAACGATGATCAAGGGAAAAAGAAACGAAAAccttcattttttcattgtttgatGGGTGGTTATGGGCCCTTGGGACCCATCCCCTCTGTGGACCATTTACCCAATAGTTTAATTCCTGTATTACCCAGAGTTCCACCTTTGCCTCCAGCATTTCCACTCGGAACGGATGGTATGTTTGGAACTATGAACAAAGGGAATCTTCTTGCTTGTAGCCCTGGTGCACCCATTACTCCAGCAGTGTTACAACCTTTAATTGGAGGATCCCCCTTTGG GGAGGGATTCCTTCCATTGGGCATTCCTCCGAGTCCAAGATTCCTAGCACCTGGACAATGCTACACTAATAGAAATGATGGCTGGTTTCCCTTAGGAGGCCCAATGAACTCTATTCGTCTTGGCTCCTCCATTTCGAAAATGGGCAATTTCTTGATTACTTCag GGGGTAGAGGTCGAGATAATGATCCTCAGGATGACGTGGAAGTTTTAAACTTGAATAAACCCGAGCGATGGAGAAAACTCTCCAAAATCAGGATGATGAAGCCCACATATGATCACTGTACCGTAGCTCTGAATAAAACCGCTGTTCTTGTTACTGGTGGAGCAGGCCAAGGAAATTCTGCAAGTATTATGGATATGAAGAACAAGAAAGTTAAAGAAACGGAGCCCATGAAGGAGCCTCGTTCTCAG CATTCTTGTATGAAGGCCAAAATCAATGGTCGAATGGGAGTGATTGTGGCTGGAGGAATGAATGATGTCGATCCAGCAATGCGATCTGTTGAATTCTTCGATCCTCGAAGGGAGAAATGGTTCCGACTAGGAAATCTCCGTGTGGGTAGAAGGTTCCCCGGTATTATGGCCAGGCGAAATCGGTTAACTATAGCAG GAGGTGAAACAGTTGATCCATTCggtcaaaatatcattttagatGACATGGAAAGAATGCGTGGCCGCAGATGGTCACCCACTCGAGGACGTCTTCCTCAAAGACGGAGCAGATTTGCCTCTGTTAGAGTAcccttaaactttttttaa